A genome region from Aliivibrio salmonicida LFI1238 includes the following:
- a CDS encoding DUF2884 family protein yields the protein MSSNKLLAMAMLFVSNSSFASMCPVTIENDVLLTPKGEIKVEKAQDKLRIDGNGNVFVNGDKLALSSEQKQAIEEYQKQVSGYIPEVVDFTDKGILAAQDFVSEIETSFNAEGSFDSVKTKINDYGDVAKQKFYRGKDMMLEHDFFKEVDTSWKQDFEVMIKSLDKELFASVFNSLSDKMQKGELNFTELQQQFVDVQSSIKMKMEEHKVDIKKDAQHLCDSAKDIAMDEEQLHKIVPELQLYPMFSI from the coding sequence ATGTCATCAAATAAATTACTAGCAATGGCGATGTTATTCGTATCAAACAGCAGTTTCGCTAGCATGTGTCCAGTGACGATTGAAAACGATGTTTTGTTAACTCCTAAAGGAGAAATAAAAGTCGAAAAAGCGCAAGATAAATTACGCATTGATGGCAATGGCAACGTATTTGTTAATGGTGATAAGTTAGCGCTTTCTTCAGAGCAAAAACAAGCGATCGAAGAATATCAGAAGCAGGTGTCTGGCTATATTCCAGAAGTGGTTGATTTTACAGATAAAGGAATTCTTGCTGCTCAAGATTTTGTTAGCGAAATTGAAACGTCATTTAATGCAGAAGGATCATTTGATTCTGTTAAAACGAAAATTAATGATTACGGTGATGTTGCAAAACAAAAATTCTATCGTGGCAAAGATATGATGCTAGAGCATGACTTCTTTAAAGAAGTGGATACGTCATGGAAGCAAGATTTTGAAGTCATGATTAAGAGCTTAGACAAAGAATTGTTTGCAAGCGTGTTTAACTCTTTGTCAGATAAAATGCAGAAGGGCGAACTTAATTTCACAGAGTTACAGCAACAATTTGTTGATGTTCAATCGTCAATTAAGATGAAGATGGAAGAACATAAAGTCGATATTAAGAAAGATGCCCAACATTTATGTGATTCTGCAAAAGACATTGCGATGGACGAAGAACAACTACATAAAATTGTTCCTGAGCTACAGTTGTATCCAATGTTTTCTATTTAG
- a CDS encoding DUF342 domain-containing protein, translated as MWASLLTLIQDDGTVVLCFPDSFQPDAEPTLKGFKDSLEEIGALDFFFDEKIIMTIINDVKSGIVAHHQNRKIAERRNAEVFLAVEERDMKATMSVIGAYGGRDVQSTDIITALTSMEVTRGISRNALKKIIVLGRNLAAGERISQLVAKGKEPIDGSNAIFTALVEDFREQVLQPQEKEGEEDKVDMRDLGETITVVEGDELIRRTPPTKGIDGFTVKGEVIHATAGKNSKLRAGKGAGISPQDPELLIATTSGMPWVNAEGAEVDNALCLNAVDISTGHVKFKGCVIISGDIAPEMIVRATGSITVGGFIESADVQAHGDIIAMKGIIGHQVEAGEDYSCFVKAGGKITAKFVQSANLQASGDIELGLHAIQSFIKSKNAVSVMDSSGRNGSIVGGEIYAGSTITTVNLGATAGTETLVKAFTRFDKYKENIADLNAKYKAAQENTMKVVRAEMELAKIPKSERTEEQTMRVKTMKEESSKEITQSMTRFQSAEEELRKQLAENVVKVTERVYPRVTIQYSDEQVTTKREHSPCKIYFNEYEIKIDPIISKNPHLIDS; from the coding sequence ATGTGGGCTTCTCTTTTAACTTTAATACAGGATGACGGCACAGTAGTGTTATGTTTTCCTGATAGCTTTCAGCCGGATGCTGAACCCACCTTAAAAGGGTTTAAAGATTCTTTAGAAGAGATTGGGGCATTGGATTTTTTCTTTGATGAAAAAATCATAATGACGATCATTAACGATGTTAAAAGTGGCATCGTTGCTCATCACCAAAATAGAAAAATTGCAGAACGTCGTAATGCCGAAGTGTTTCTTGCTGTAGAAGAGCGCGATATGAAAGCAACGATGTCTGTTATTGGTGCTTATGGTGGTCGAGATGTACAAAGTACGGACATCATAACGGCATTAACCAGCATGGAAGTGACTCGCGGTATCAGTCGAAATGCCTTAAAGAAAATAATAGTACTAGGTCGAAACTTAGCTGCTGGAGAGCGAATTTCTCAATTGGTCGCAAAAGGCAAAGAGCCTATTGATGGTTCTAACGCTATTTTTACTGCACTGGTTGAAGATTTTCGTGAACAAGTTTTACAGCCTCAAGAGAAAGAGGGTGAAGAAGATAAAGTTGATATGCGCGATCTTGGTGAGACAATCACGGTGGTTGAAGGTGATGAATTAATCCGTCGAACGCCTCCCACAAAAGGCATTGATGGTTTTACTGTAAAAGGTGAAGTGATTCATGCGACGGCAGGAAAAAACAGCAAATTACGAGCAGGAAAAGGTGCGGGGATTTCTCCACAAGATCCTGAATTGTTAATTGCAACAACCTCTGGCATGCCTTGGGTAAATGCAGAAGGTGCTGAAGTTGATAATGCGCTTTGTTTAAATGCGGTTGATATCTCAACGGGTCATGTCAAATTTAAAGGGTGCGTAATCATCAGTGGTGATATTGCACCGGAGATGATTGTTAGAGCGACAGGCAGTATTACCGTTGGCGGGTTTATTGAATCTGCAGATGTGCAAGCTCATGGTGATATTATTGCGATGAAAGGGATCATTGGTCATCAAGTAGAAGCGGGTGAGGACTACTCTTGTTTTGTTAAAGCCGGTGGTAAAATAACGGCTAAGTTTGTTCAATCGGCTAATTTACAAGCGTCTGGCGATATTGAGTTAGGTTTACACGCCATTCAGAGTTTTATAAAAAGTAAAAATGCAGTTTCCGTAATGGATAGCTCTGGGCGTAATGGCTCTATTGTTGGTGGAGAGATTTATGCAGGTTCTACAATTACAACGGTGAATCTTGGGGCTACCGCTGGCACTGAAACGTTAGTAAAAGCATTTACACGTTTTGATAAGTACAAAGAAAACATTGCAGATTTAAATGCGAAATATAAAGCAGCGCAAGAAAACACAATGAAAGTCGTTCGTGCTGAAATGGAGCTAGCAAAGATCCCTAAATCAGAAAGAACAGAAGAACAGACAATGCGTGTTAAAACGATGAAAGAAGAATCAAGTAAAGAGATTACACAATCAATGACTCGATTCCAATCAGCAGAAGAAGAGCTAAGAAAGCAATTAGCAGAGAACGTTGTTAAAGTTACTGAGCGAGTGTACCCAAGAGTGACCATTCAATACTCAGATGAACAAGTCACAACGAAACGTGAACATAGTCCATGCAAAATATATTTTAATGAATATGAAATTAAGATAGATCCGATTATCTCAAAAAATCCCCATTTAATAGACAGTTAA
- a CDS encoding glutaredoxin domain-containing protein has product MLTTYQNIMFSKTVCPFCVKAKAILDDKGIEYKVLTVDVDLSKEEMVGLIQDKEGILVNTVPQIFLDGKFVGGHDDLVALFERQDTDMDLDDFEL; this is encoded by the coding sequence ATGTTAACTACCTATCAAAATATTATGTTCTCTAAAACAGTATGCCCATTTTGTGTTAAAGCAAAAGCGATTTTGGACGATAAAGGCATTGAGTATAAAGTATTAACCGTTGATGTTGATTTAAGCAAAGAAGAAATGGTTGGCTTGATTCAAGATAAAGAGGGCATTTTAGTTAATACTGTGCCTCAGATCTTCCTTGATGGTAAATTTGTTGGTGGTCATGACGATTTAGTGGCGCTTTTTGAACGTCAAGACACCGACATGGATTTAGATGATTTTGAACTGTAG